In Desulfosalsimonas propionicica, the following are encoded in one genomic region:
- a CDS encoding sigma-54-dependent transcriptional regulator — MKYRILLVDGQVSFCQQFKTILNDKGHDVCISHNPDDALEKLSGQSFDILLSDMRMPGMDGLALFLSARKIDSEIAGIIMTSNGSISMAVNAIKQGVSDYIQKPIEPEVLLMMIEKALQERQRTREIRHLRKALVQGFSYGKIIGKNHRMREVFHLIEKVAPSDSRVFITGETGVGKELVARAIHFNSPRKNKAFVGINCGVLSESLLETELFGHEKGAFTGADRCKQGKFEYARGGTLFLDEIGDISPALQVKLLRVTQENSMERVGGNSPIDVNVRIVSATNQDIMGKIKSGSFRMELFYRLNVVAIQIPPLRERIDDIPLLVHHFIHCLNRKFHKNIQRVSTRAMKQLMQHNWPGNIRELANILERAFVTTDGAVIDSIDFSNDFRKSTGQQALYPVDTDIPFKTAMAMVQQQFEKAYLLKVLQQCNGNVSRSAEIMELNPRTLWRKIKDYRIDRLECILAGNRY; from the coding sequence ATGAAGTATAGGATTTTATTAGTTGATGGCCAGGTATCATTCTGTCAGCAGTTCAAGACGATCTTAAACGATAAAGGCCATGACGTCTGCATCTCTCATAACCCAGACGATGCATTGGAAAAGCTGTCCGGCCAATCGTTCGATATCCTGTTATCCGATATGAGAATGCCGGGCATGGATGGATTGGCTTTATTCCTGAGCGCGCGAAAAATAGATAGCGAGATCGCCGGCATAATCATGACTTCAAACGGTTCCATTTCGATGGCGGTGAACGCAATCAAACAGGGGGTTTCCGATTACATCCAGAAACCCATCGAGCCTGAAGTTCTGCTGATGATGATTGAAAAGGCGTTGCAGGAAAGACAACGGACCCGGGAAATCCGCCATCTGCGAAAGGCCTTGGTGCAAGGGTTTTCCTACGGCAAGATTATCGGGAAAAATCACAGAATGCGGGAAGTTTTTCATCTCATCGAGAAAGTGGCGCCCAGCGACTCCCGCGTTTTTATTACCGGAGAGACCGGGGTAGGCAAGGAGTTGGTGGCCAGGGCGATACATTTTAACAGCCCAAGAAAAAATAAGGCGTTTGTTGGCATCAATTGCGGGGTGTTGTCAGAATCCCTTTTGGAAACCGAGTTGTTCGGACACGAAAAGGGGGCTTTCACCGGTGCCGATCGCTGCAAGCAGGGTAAGTTCGAGTATGCCAGGGGAGGGACGCTGTTTCTCGATGAAATCGGCGATATCTCTCCGGCCCTCCAGGTGAAACTGCTTCGGGTTACTCAGGAAAATTCCATGGAGCGGGTCGGAGGCAACTCCCCGATCGATGTCAATGTGCGGATCGTATCGGCCACGAATCAGGATATTATGGGAAAAATCAAAAGCGGTTCTTTTCGGATGGAACTTTTTTACAGACTCAATGTTGTTGCCATTCAAATACCGCCCCTGCGGGAAAGAATAGACGATATTCCCCTCCTTGTACATCACTTTATCCACTGCCTGAACCGGAAATTTCATAAAAACATCCAGCGGGTTTCAACACGGGCCATGAAACAATTGATGCAGCACAACTGGCCCGGAAACATTCGGGAACTGGCCAATATTCTGGAAAGGGCGTTTGTCACAACAGACGGTGCCGTAATCGATAGTATCGATTTCTCAAATGATTTCCGGAAAAGTACCGGCCAGCAAGCCTTATACCCGGTGGACACGGATATTCCTTTTAAAACGGCCATGGCAATGGTCCAACAGCAGTTTGAGAAAGCCTACCTTTTAAAAGTGCTCCAACAGTGCAACGGCAACGTGTCAAGGTCGGCAGAAATAATGGAACTTAATCCCCGAACGTTGTGGCGCAAAATAAAGGACTACCGGATTGATCGGTTAGAATGCATCCTCGCTGGTAATCGTTATTGA
- a CDS encoding MtaA/CmuA family methyltransferase, with amino-acid sequence MNAKERVMAVINHQKPDRMPCFGANSTVTYDQMEAVGAYWPEGHEKGEAMAKQALAAYTVVGFDAVRVPFCQTFEAVALGCIRKSGKIRDSEGIPGIDHPPPYKLDDTPEFPGDFLSRGYIPELLKAIEILKREVGDEVPIVGGIIGPLTIAGSLLGSVPLLKATYKAPEKIVPFLDIGEKAGTALANAMIEAGADIISIEDMTASPELIAPKTYRDYELEYQRRQIESISVPAILHICGNVDKIVEWMGQTSPAILSLEPKADTRLARQKCGPNMIFMGGVDTATTLFMKDAETVKKGCEELIEDGVQILAPGCAVAPGTPMDNLKAMVEVAKAH; translated from the coding sequence ATGAATGCAAAAGAACGTGTGATGGCAGTTATAAACCATCAAAAGCCCGATCGAATGCCGTGTTTCGGAGCCAATTCGACCGTGACCTATGACCAGATGGAAGCAGTTGGCGCGTACTGGCCCGAAGGACACGAAAAGGGTGAAGCTATGGCCAAGCAGGCATTGGCCGCATATACCGTGGTGGGTTTTGATGCCGTTCGGGTTCCCTTTTGTCAGACATTTGAGGCGGTTGCCCTGGGATGCATCCGGAAGTCGGGGAAAATCAGGGATTCCGAAGGAATTCCGGGAATTGATCATCCTCCGCCTTATAAACTCGATGATACGCCCGAGTTTCCCGGTGATTTTCTTTCAAGGGGGTATATACCTGAATTGCTCAAAGCTATTGAAATCCTGAAAAGGGAAGTAGGCGATGAGGTCCCCATTGTGGGGGGAATCATTGGCCCTTTAACCATCGCTGGCTCTCTTCTGGGCAGTGTGCCACTGCTGAAAGCTACCTACAAGGCACCTGAAAAGATCGTGCCGTTTTTGGATATCGGTGAAAAAGCCGGTACTGCTCTGGCCAATGCCATGATCGAGGCGGGAGCAGATATTATCTCGATCGAGGACATGACCGCCTCCCCCGAATTAATTGCGCCCAAAACCTATCGGGACTACGAACTGGAGTACCAGCGCAGGCAGATTGAATCCATTTCTGTGCCTGCCATACTCCATATTTGCGGCAATGTCGACAAGATCGTTGAATGGATGGGGCAGACTTCCCCTGCAATTCTGAGCCTCGAACCCAAGGCCGACACCCGGCTGGCCCGTCAAAAATGCGGGCCCAATATGATCTTCATGGGAGGGGTTGATACTGCGACAACCCTGTTCATGAAGGATGCTGAAACGGTGAAGAAAGGTTGTGAAGAACTTATAGAAGATGGCGTCCAGATTCTGGCCCCGGGATGTGCCGTGGCACCTGGCACCCCCATGGATAACCTGAAGGCTATGGTGGAGGTCGCAAAGGCTCACTAG
- a CDS encoding cobalamin B12-binding domain-containing protein → MMKVLNDFSNIFRRYDLHVEKTGQAKEVSKDPILQDIAKFVVEGDEEGVLPVVQKALETKSPLEVINDALIPGMNEVSRLWEEGSYFLPQVILSADAMNVGIAECEKKMGKSMERKAKVVTHTAEGDIHDIGQVIVNALLNANGFEVIDLGSDVPVDKVVAACRDHQPIMVTGTALMTTTMSAFPKIAHQLKKANLEIPFICGGGAVAEEYVSEYDLGIWGKEASQAPGMAEDALAGESWQSMRSKWNG, encoded by the coding sequence ATGATGAAAGTGTTGAACGATTTTTCAAACATCTTCAGGCGGTATGATCTCCATGTGGAAAAAACAGGCCAGGCCAAGGAGGTTTCAAAAGACCCGATTCTCCAGGATATCGCTAAGTTCGTGGTAGAAGGAGATGAGGAGGGAGTCCTGCCCGTTGTCCAGAAGGCCCTGGAAACCAAATCCCCCCTTGAGGTCATCAATGATGCACTCATCCCCGGCATGAATGAAGTCAGCCGGTTGTGGGAAGAAGGCAGCTATTTTCTGCCCCAGGTTATCCTCTCAGCAGATGCCATGAATGTCGGCATTGCAGAGTGCGAGAAGAAAATGGGAAAATCCATGGAGCGAAAAGCAAAAGTGGTCACACATACCGCAGAAGGCGATATTCACGACATCGGCCAGGTGATTGTCAATGCACTGCTCAATGCCAATGGCTTCGAGGTTATCGACCTGGGATCCGATGTCCCGGTGGATAAGGTCGTGGCAGCATGTCGAGATCATCAACCGATAATGGTTACCGGCACCGCACTCATGACCACTACCATGTCGGCCTTTCCCAAAATTGCTCATCAATTGAAAAAGGCGAACCTGGAAATTCCTTTTATCTGTGGTGGTGGCGCGGTTGCCGAGGAATATGTGTCGGAATATGATCTGGGTATCTGGGGCAAGGAAGCCAGCCAGGCTCCGGGAATGGCCGAAGATGCACTGGCAGGTGAATCCTGGCAGTCCATGCGGTCCAAGTGGAATGGATAA
- a CDS encoding CobW family GTP-binding protein, translated as MIVDIVFGFLGAGKTTFITRILNDWAVKEKTVVLVNEFGEVGLDGELLAMQGGNVVEMPSGCICCTLQADFKTQLMDIIDTIQPERTIIEPTGVATISQIRSIIELQVFEGAIEEINDILIVDATGFMDLYKANRHFVESQIEYANIVILNKYDRVDKRKAMLTRNSISAINPGITVLTAAFGAVDWAEYQLALSTVFRSTPSIDVERGHDHDLAHQDRSSSPANGRKLRFSENQDALGYESFGYVFENLSFDPESLDSFFHMLKQEAAGMGEIVRAKGIFQIGDKGVLMEIASGELSTQPAGQVRDSKISVIGKSLDRDKISAALKQCTTEKS; from the coding sequence ATGATTGTTGACATCGTTTTCGGGTTTCTGGGAGCAGGAAAAACCACATTCATCACCAGGATTCTCAATGATTGGGCCGTCAAAGAGAAGACCGTGGTGCTGGTGAACGAGTTCGGCGAAGTGGGTCTTGACGGGGAACTTCTTGCTATGCAGGGAGGCAATGTCGTGGAGATGCCCAGCGGTTGCATCTGTTGTACACTGCAGGCGGATTTCAAAACTCAACTGATGGACATCATAGATACCATCCAACCGGAAAGAACCATCATAGAACCTACCGGTGTGGCGACGATTTCCCAGATTCGATCCATCATTGAACTGCAGGTATTCGAAGGGGCAATAGAGGAAATCAACGATATTTTGATCGTGGATGCCACTGGATTTATGGATCTGTACAAAGCCAATCGCCATTTCGTTGAGTCCCAGATCGAGTATGCCAACATCGTTATCCTGAACAAATACGATCGGGTTGATAAGAGAAAAGCCATGTTGACGCGCAATTCGATATCGGCCATCAATCCCGGCATTACGGTGCTAACAGCGGCATTCGGGGCGGTGGATTGGGCGGAATACCAATTGGCCCTTTCCACCGTTTTTCGTTCAACACCATCGATAGACGTGGAACGCGGCCATGACCATGACTTGGCGCACCAGGACCGCTCATCATCACCGGCAAATGGCAGGAAATTGCGTTTCAGTGAAAATCAGGATGCGCTGGGTTATGAATCTTTCGGATATGTTTTCGAAAACCTGTCGTTTGATCCGGAATCGCTGGATTCATTCTTCCACATGCTCAAACAAGAGGCAGCCGGCATGGGTGAAATCGTGCGGGCGAAAGGGATTTTTCAAATCGGTGATAAGGGTGTGTTAATGGAAATCGCTTCGGGAGAGTTGTCCACCCAGCCCGCAGGGCAGGTCAGAGACAGCAAAATCTCGGTCATCGGCAAAAGCCTGGATCGGGATAAAATAAGCGCTGCTTTGAAACAGTGCACAACAGAGAAGTCATGA